The Methylomonas sp. UP202 DNA window TCATATCGCAAACTCTGCTTTGTCCCGCCCGGCCTCCAGCAATGCCTGCATCCATTTTGGCGCCACGCCGCGACCGGTCCAGGTTTGAGCGGCATTGGCCGGGTTACGGTATTTGGCCGCGACCTTACTGTTGCTGGCGATCGAACCCTTGCCGGAAATCTCGATCAATTCCACGGTGACCTGGATGGAGTCGGCTAACGCGCGAATTTGGCGA harbors:
- a CDS encoding H-NS histone family protein — encoded protein: MSVSELESKSEAELTRLIQDANQELQARINGKRKDVIRQIRALADSIQVTVELIEISGKGSIASNSKVAAKYRNPANAAQTWTGRGVAPKWMQALLEAGRDKAEFAI